GACGCCTTTTTCGCGTCTTCCGCCGAACCTGCTCTGAGAACCAAGAACGCCCCGGTCGCGAACAGCACCGCGCTGTAACTAAACGCGACCGAAATCCCGAACGCGCTCCATAGCGCACCCACAATAACGCTCGAGAGAAAATCTCCCACCCCGTTGACGGTGGCGAGGACACCGAAAGCCATGCCATGCTGTTCCTCGCCCACCAGTTCGGCGCAGAACGAATCCTCCAGCGTTTCCTCGATGGCGACATAGACTCCGCCGAGAATGAAAACGCCGGCCAACACCCAAGGTCCGAGCGGCAGCGCGACGATCGCGAGCGCCATCAGCGTGGCCAGTCCATAGCCGGCCGCGAGCAGCTTTGGCTTGCTCACGCGGTCGGCGAGCCAACCCGCCAGAAGCGCGAAGCCCGCATAGAAAACATTGTGCGCGACGTAGAGGCCGACCGCGGCACTGGCGGCCCCGGTTGTGCCCAAGGTCGGCGAGAGTGATTGCGCCGCGAGCAGGATGAGCAGCGTG
This genomic stretch from Termitidicoccus mucosus harbors:
- a CDS encoding MFS transporter, which gives rise to MPGLAAVAAIVFLVKEKQRTRVASVSFRDGLRQLPVRYRKFLVAVGLFGAGDFAHTLLILLAAQSLSPTLGTTGAASAAVGLYVAHNVFYAGFALLAGWLADRVSKPKLLAAGYGLATLMALAIVALPLGPWVLAGVFILGGVYVAIEETLEDSFCAELVGEEQHGMAFGVLATVNGVGDFLSSVIVGALWSAFGISVAFSYSAVLFATGAFLVLRAGSAEDAKKASG